Proteins from a genomic interval of Neodiprion lecontei isolate iyNeoLeco1 chromosome 2, iyNeoLeco1.1, whole genome shotgun sequence:
- the LOC107226172 gene encoding SET domain-containing protein SmydA-8-like isoform X1: MEQQVITDMLNLHLERNNLSKDGSRSWFVGGSLLGGRGLFATTDIAVGELVFVDAPLVVGPRTRDKHLPLCIVCYKTGCPLFPCDKGCSLPICSSACELSVEHDAECSLLQAWKPTCGSSWSINLLRALVPIRALLLDEQQRDLLYTLQWHSGPQHGSEIDLLKSSIKIQMNQIEEQFMRRVCAVMDTNSFETAAIVGESVTSLRGLYPMGALQNHCCTPNTRHYYDSQQRLYVTAAIPIKKNEEITMTYTDLFWDTTLRRRHLAATKHFFCTCSRCTDPLENGSLLGALRCARKECSGILVAVEPLDTSTVWECRECGLRLKNRQIISIRSALGSIVEEMIYKSPKQMLRFMKSELSVLVPATNYVAVDMKLRIISCLGRTEKFLWEDLTKDELSIKEKYCRDLLRLIETLKCGECKMKGLISYELYSTLMELNKRQFNEETNIEKSESQFQVNEESKNLLETAILILQNDLTAPKDLLSLVSGMTKK; encoded by the exons ATGGAACAACAAGTGATCACAGATATGTTGAACCTTCATTTGGAAAGAAATAATCTTTCAAAGGATGGCTCAAGGAGTTGGTTTGTTGGGGGGTCTCTGTTAGGAGGACGAGGACTTTTTGCCACAACAGATATTGCAGTTGGAGAGCTTGTCTTTGTGGACGCCCCACTGGTAGTTGGGCCTAGAACACGAGATAAGCATTTGCCGCTCTGCATCGTGTGCTATAAGACCGGTTGTCCTCTGTTTCCTTGTGACAAGGGATGCAGCCTTCCAATTTGCTCCTCTGCCTGTGAACTCTCAGTTGAACACGATGCTGAATGCTCTCTCCTTCAAGCATGGAAACCCACTTGCGGTTCTTCTTGGTCTATTAACTTACTTAGAGCACTAGTTCCAATCAGAGCACTTCTATTAGACGAGCAACAGCGAGATCTACTTTACACTCTGCAGTGGCACTCCGGGCCTCAGCATGGTTCAGAG aTAGATCTTTTAAAGAGcagtataaaaattcaaatgaatcaaATAGAGGAACAGTTCATGAGACGAGTGTGTGCAGTAATGGATACTAATTCGTTTGAAACAGCTGCAATAGTTGGGGAGTCTGTCACAAGCTTGCGAGGCTTATACCCAATGGGTGCTTTGCAGAATCATTGTTGTACACCCAATACTCGTCATTATTACGATTCTCAACAGAGATTATATGTAACAGCTGCTATTCCCATTAAGAAAAACGAGGAGATAACTATGACTTACACAGATTTGTTTTGGGATACAACGTTAAGAAGACGACATTTAGCTGCCACTAAACATTTCTTCTGCACATGCAGTAGATGCACTGATCCGCTA GAAAATGGATCTTTGCTTGGAGCATTGCGTTGTGCTCGTAAGGAGTGTTCAGGAATTTTAGTCGCTGTTGAACCTTTAGATACTTCAACAGTGTGGGAGTGCAGAGAATGCGGATTACGCCTGAAAAACAGACAA attatttcaattcgatcAGCTTTGGGAAGTATAGTTGAAGAGATGATATACAAAAGTCCTAAGCAGATGTTGCGATTCATGAAAAGTGAACTGTCGGTCTTGGTACCTGCAACAAATTACGTTGCAGTTGATATGAAACTCAGAATAATATCTTGTCTTGGAAGAACCGAGAAGTTTTTGTGGGAAG ATTTGACAAAGGATGAGCTCAGCATCAAGGAAAAATACTGCAGGGATTTATTACGCTTGATTGAGACTTTAAAATGTGGCGAATGTAAGATGAAAG GCTTGATCTCTTATGAGTTGTATAGTACATTGATGGAGCTGAACAAACGCCAATTTAATGAAGAAACTAATATTGAGAAGTCTGAGTCACAG TTTCAGGTGAATGAAGAAAGTAAGAACCTGCTTGAGACTGCGATATTGATATTACAAAATGACTTAACTGCTCCCAAAGATTTGTTGTCTCTTGTTTCTGgtatgacaaaaaaataa
- the LOC107226199 gene encoding zinc finger CCCH domain-containing protein 13 has translation MSKPNIRKITVDPSKCNTDSRRPSVFERLGTKPPATSTGQNNSDYCRNWALNGSCSYGKSCKYAITHTLISPSKRVKKDNALTSATVPSEDPFKRVTSKIVKKTSHSPDLNLEEWNQTDLEYEDEKALERRLQLLQRELELQMKKDKEIHGKEKTTKHKKKAMSSSSSSHSSSTSSSSSSSSSDDSSSSSTSDSRKKVKKVKSKRHHSASSDYDEDKERKKKLKLKRLGTKNEKLIVKKKRKIEVLSKKEPVVKAAKKVAISSSRKHSSTKVKSPTMSAHASSSKVKERNRSESPKPRSREVEKDKHHKKIREDEPSLKDIVKNKATDKSKESDKNKSRIVEDRVKTDEKSKQRVKDKERRSRTPPIEKSKYQYPKDFSNTKSRRSRTPEKPLRSKREVTPLRHQESKTSSGRSREIDKKERDSYKGDRNKDKDDIRKNDPSKSKPSSSQEDSHRKNAVRDIEEKNYVSERNRQRSKERRDKEHNLRDDRSHSRLGRDQRDSQREKEREEVQERCRDRQRERDREKDAVKVRERDIPPLMATTAINPMDKNGRYGRDKDRFKDGGLDKSGQRDRRSERDRERSEKPLDRDRALQRFDARYDRSLDKEMLPHKGVERDRQERFPRERSLDRVVDKNIATGARDHVMERENLYDRDRHRRFNPRFDRGHPADHERKEPPHIPSKIDRLPERRDGSRRSLEIERNYDRGYARLPPEHWEEPEEPPRVDYRDHHPHEDERRKPMEPRRYNSPFEERRGRDERPSRYAMQSERPFEDPHLPIFSGEKMRSSVNRDESSNDNWDVHHEMEHGSRDRNYQTSDWEEREWRAARPPMWDRESPPHSEVHEEEWAPRYDSPMPDWKLNEGRKWESLPHNPPHNPPHNRGHYRNDRIKEIDLGELHSKRRPPYSTPELRDECSAHGSKQGSLHGSMKEEPINKKLMELAEGRVRRSREKSVENFQKRIPQREKSEVKESPLAAEPKRPCLDESLQTLHTESDLSDISDDPDDILNMEEEESETPKLPLPKKGTEINERDVLVQTPEASQLSPKEIVEETIFTKEKDTNEQMEFRNIEEENIENMDFEEISDGELEEDIKTSGKGLGDALGVDWESLVKESQPRRVLTMNQNTAQSRWQCKAIFQRIGISMKYAGAEMVESITKKYCIDDADKFLLNDVALLHTAIMRQQFMTRTSRTSLISENLLCRNYAEANEDDDEETLQPCTSLCEEAKILLQKVT, from the exons ATGTCAAAACCAAacataagaaaaataacagtTGACCCTTCGAAATGTAACACAGACTCTCGACGACCTAGCGTATTTGAGAGGTTGGGTACCAAACCACCAGCAACTTCCACCGGCCAAAACAATTCCGATTACTGTAGAAATTGGGCTCTGAATGGCAGTTGTTCGTACGGCAAAAGTTGCAA GTACGCAATCACGCACACACTGATCAGCCCATCAAAACGTGTGAAGAAAGATAATGCTCTTACTAGTGCAACTGTG CCTAGCGAAGATCCATTCAAGCGAGTCACatcaaaaattgtaaaaaagaCGTCTCATAGTCCTGATCTTAATTTGGAAGAGTGGAACCAGACAGATCTGGAATACGAAGACGAAAAAGCTTTAGAAAGAAGACTTCAGCTCTTACAAAGAGAATTAGAATTACAAATGAAGAAAGACAAGGAAATTCATGGCAAGGAAAAGACaacaaaacacaaaaaaaaagctatGAGTTCATCATCTAGTTCACACAGCTCTAGCACatccagcagcagcagtagctCTAGTAGTGATGATTCCTCATCTAGCTCCACTTCGGATTCTCGCAAGAAAGTCAAGAAGGTCAAGTCTAAACGACATCACAGTGCATCTTCAGATTATGATGAAGATAAGGAACGAAAAAAGAA gcTTAAGCTTAAAAGACTGGGAACGAAGAATGAAAAACTTATCGTAAAAAAGAAACGCAAGATTGAAGTGTTGAGCAAAAAAGAACCAGTTGTAAAAGCAGCTAAGAAAGTTGCTATTTCTTCATCCAGAAAGCATTCTTCTACCAAGGTTAAATCACCAACCATGTCAGCACATGCTTCCTCCAGTAAAGTAAAGGAGCGAAACCGGAGTGAATCCCCAAAACCAAGGAGTAGGGAAGTGGAAAAAGATAAgcatcataaaaaaattagagaagatGAGCCTTCATTGAAAGATATAGTGAAGAATAAGGCTACTGATAAATCAAAAGAgtctgataaaaataaaagtcgcATTGTGGAAGATCGTGTAAAAACTGATGAGAAATCAAAACAGAGAGTAAAAGATAAAGAAAGACGTTCTAGAACCCCACCTATTGAGAAATCTAAATACCAGTATCCTAAAGATTTTTCTAATACTAAATCGAGGCGCAGTCGAACTCCAGAGAAACCATTGAGGTCTAAACGAGAGGTAACTCCACTTCGTCACCAAGAGAGTAAAACATCTTCTGGAAGATCCAGAGAGATAGATAAAAAAGAACGTGACTCATACAAAGGAGATCGAAATAAAGACAAAGACGATATTCGTAAAAATGATCCATCCAAATCAAAGCCTTCGTCTAGCCAAGAAGACTCCCATCGTAAGAATGCGGTTCGAGACATCGAGGAGAAAAATTATGTCAGTGAACGCAATCGGCAGCGTAGCAAGGAACGTAGAGATAAGGAGCACAACTTAAGGGATGATAGAAGTCATTCAAGATTAGGCAGAGATCAGCGTGATTCTCAGCGAGAAAAAGAACGAGAAGAAGTACAGGAAAGGTGTCGAGATAGACAAAGAGAACGAGATCGTGAAAAAGATGCAGTTAAAGTTCGAGAAAGAGATATACCACCACTCATGGCAACAACTGCTATTAATCCTATGGATAAGAATGGTCGGTATGGTCGAGATAAGGATAGATTCAAAGATGGAGGGCTTGACAAAAGTGGACAGAGGGATAGACGGAGTGAGAGAGACCGAGAAAGGTCAGAAAAACCCTTAGATCGAGACAGAGCTTTACAACGATTTGATGCTCGCTATGACAGATCATTGGATAAAGAAATGCTGCCTCACAAAGGTGTGGAGAGAGATAGACAAGAGCGTTTTCCAAGAGAAAGATCTCTTGATCGAGTAGTTGACAAAAACATAGCTACAGGAGCTCGTGACCATGTTATGGAACGAGAAAATCTTTATGATCGGGACAGGCATAGAAGATTCAATCCTAGGTTTGACAGAGGGCATCCAGCCGATCATGAGCGCAAGGAGCCACCTCATATTCCATCAAAAATAGACAGACTACCGGAACGAAGAGATGGGTCCAGACGCAGCCTAGAAATAGAGAGAAACTACGATAGGGGCTATGCTCGATTGCCACCTGAGCATTGGGAAGAGCCTGAGGAACCTCCAAGAGTTGATTATCGAGATCACCACCCTCATGAAGATGAAAGACGTAAACCAATGGAACCAAGAAGGTACAACAGCCCTTTCGAAGAAAGACGAGGTAGAGATGAACGTCCATCACGCTATGCTATGCAGAGTGAAAGGCCTTTTGAGGATCCACATCTGCCCATATTTTCGGGTGAAAAAATGAGGTCTAGTGTAAACAG aGACGAAAGTAGTAATGACAATTGGGATGTCCATCATGAGATGGAGCATGGTAGTCGAGACCGGAATTACCAAACTTCTGACTGGGAGGAACGTGAATGGAGAGCGGCTCGACCTCCGATGTGGGATAGAGAAAGTCCTCCACATTCAGAGGTTCATGAAGAAGAATGGGCTCCACGCTATGACAGCCCTATGCCTGATTGGAAGTTGAATGAAGGCCGAAAATGGGAAAGTTTGCCCCACAATCCACCCCACAATCCACCTCACAACCGAGGACACTACAGAAATGACAGAATCAAAGAAATAGACTTAGGAGAACTACATAg CAAACGACGTCCACCCTATAGCACTCCGGAATTGAGAGATGAATGCTCTGCTCATGGGTCAAAACAAGGATCTTTACATGGCAGCATGAAGGAAGAaccgataaataaaaaattgatggaattAGCGGAGGGTAGGGTCAGGAGGAGCAGAGAGAaatctgttgaaaattttcagaaaagaaTTCCACAACGCGAAAAATCGGAAGTTAAAGAATCCCCTTTGGCTGCAGAACCTAAACGTCCATGCTTGGATGAATCTCTCCAAACTTTGCATACGGAGAGTGATTTGAGTGATAtcagcgatgatcctgatgatattttgaatatggaagaagaagaaagtgaGACACCAAAATTGCCCTTACCTAAAAAAGGTACAGAGATTAATGAACGAGACGTACTTGTACAAACTCCAGAAGCCTCACAGTTATCACCAAAAGAAATTGTAGAAGAGACTATATTTACCAAGGAAAAAGATACAAACGAACAAATGGAATTCCGAAAtatcgaagaagaaaatattgagAATATGGACTTTGAAGAAATATCCGATGGAGAACTTGAGGAGGATATTAAGACAAGCGGCAAGGGCTTGGGAGATGCTTTGGGTGTAGATTGGGAAAGTTTAGTCAAAGAATCTCAGCCTCGTCGAGTTCTTACCATGAATCAAAATACTGCTCAAAGTCGCTGGCAATGTAAAGCTATATTCCAGCGCATTGGTATCTCTATGAAATATGCAGGGGCGGAAATGGTAGAATCCATAACAAAGAAGTACTGCATAGATG ATGCTGATAAATTTCTTCTGAATGACGTCGCCCTTCTACACACTGCAATCATGAGGCAGCAATTTATGACTCGGACATCAAGAACTTCATTAATCAGCGAAAATTTACTATGCAG AAATTATGCTGAGGCAAATGAGGACGATGATGAAGAAACTCTGCAACCTTGCACGAGCTTATGTGAAGAAGCAAAGATATTATTACAAAAAGTTACATAG
- the LOC107226201 gene encoding protein Mo25 yields MPLFGKSQKSPAEVVKALKEAVNALERGDKKVEKAQEDVSKNLVHIKNMLYGTAEAEPQADIVVAQLAQELYNSNLLLLLVQNLSRIDFEGKKDVAQVFNNILRRQIGTRSPTVEYICTKPEILFTLMSGYEHQDIALNCGTMLRECARYEALAKIMIYSDDFYNFFRYVEVSTFDIASDAFSTFKELLTRHKILSAEFLEVNYDKVFSHYQRLLNSENYVTRRQSLKLLGELLLDRHNFTVMTRYISNPDNLKLMMNMLKEKSRNIQFEAFHVFKVFVANPNKPKPILDILLRNQEKLIEFLTRFHTDRSEDEQFNDEKAYLIKQIKELKSVHEN; encoded by the exons ATGCCTCTGTTCGGAAAATCTCAAAAGAGTCCGGCGGAGGTTGTAAAGGCTCTAAAAGAGGCCGTTAATGCCCTGGAACGTGGTGATAAGAAAGTAGAGAAG GCTCAAGAGGATGTCAGCAAAAATTTAGTGCATATTAAAAACATGCTTTATGGGACCGCCGAAGCAGAGCCTCAAGCTGATATTGTCGTAGCTCAGCTAGCTCAGGAGTTGTACAACAGCAATCTGCTATTGCTCTTGGTCCAGAATCTTAGTCGGATTGATTTTGAG GGGAAGAAAGATGTGGCTCAGGTATTCAACAATATCTTACGGAGGCAAATTGGCACACGATCGCCAACAGTTGAATATATTTGTACGAAGCCAGAAATATTATTCACTCTTATGTCTGG CTACGAGCATCAAGATATTGCATTAAATTGTGGAACGATGCTGAGGGAATGCGCTCGATATGAGGCATTGGCcaaaataatgatttattctgatgatttttataatttctttcgatATGTCGAAGTTTCGACATTCGATATTGCATCAGATGCCTTTTCTACATTTAAG GAATTGTTAACAAGACATAAAATACTTAGCGCTGAATTTTTAGAAGTGAATTATGACAAAGTCTTCTCACATTATCAAAGGTTATTAAATTCTGAGAACTACGTAACACGTCGACAGAGTTTAAAATTACTGGGAGAACTCCTTCTGGATAGACATAATTTCACG GTCATGACTCGGTACATTTCAAATCCTGATAATTTAAAGCTGATGATGAATATGCTTAAGGAAAAGTCACGTAACATTCAATTTGAGGCTTTTCATGTTTTTAAG gtttttgttgCCAATCCAAACAAGCCCAAACCAATTTTGGATATCCTGCTTCGCaatcaagaaaaattaattgaattccTCACACGTTTTCACACGGATCGTTCAGAGGACGAGCAGTTTAACGATGAAAAGGCTTATCTAATAAAGCAGATCAAAGAGCTTAAGTCTGTGCATGAAAATTAA
- the LOC107226172 gene encoding SET domain-containing protein SmydA-8-like isoform X2 codes for MEQQVITDMLNLHLERNNLSKDGSRSWFVGGSLLGGRGLFATTDIAVGELVFVDAPLVVGPRTRDKHLPLCIVCYKTGCPLFPCDKGCSLPICSSACELSVEHDAECSLLQAWKPTCGSSWSINLLRALVPIRALLLDEQQRDLLYTLQWHSGPQHGSEIDLLKSSIKIQMNQIEEQFMRRVCAVMDTNSFETAAIVGESVTSLRGLYPMGALQNHCCTPNTRHYYDSQQRLYVTAAIPIKKNEEITMTYTDLFWDTTLRRRHLAATKHFFCTCSRCTDPLENGSLLGALRCARKECSGILVAVEPLDTSTVWECRECGLRLKNRQIISIRSALGSIVEEMIYKSPKQMLRFMKSELSVLVPATNYVAVDMKLRIISCLGRTEKFLWEDLTKDELSIKEKYCRDLLRLIETLKCGECKMKGLISYELYSTLMELNKRQFNEETNIEKSESQVNEESKNLLETAILILQNDLTAPKDLLSLVSGMTKK; via the exons ATGGAACAACAAGTGATCACAGATATGTTGAACCTTCATTTGGAAAGAAATAATCTTTCAAAGGATGGCTCAAGGAGTTGGTTTGTTGGGGGGTCTCTGTTAGGAGGACGAGGACTTTTTGCCACAACAGATATTGCAGTTGGAGAGCTTGTCTTTGTGGACGCCCCACTGGTAGTTGGGCCTAGAACACGAGATAAGCATTTGCCGCTCTGCATCGTGTGCTATAAGACCGGTTGTCCTCTGTTTCCTTGTGACAAGGGATGCAGCCTTCCAATTTGCTCCTCTGCCTGTGAACTCTCAGTTGAACACGATGCTGAATGCTCTCTCCTTCAAGCATGGAAACCCACTTGCGGTTCTTCTTGGTCTATTAACTTACTTAGAGCACTAGTTCCAATCAGAGCACTTCTATTAGACGAGCAACAGCGAGATCTACTTTACACTCTGCAGTGGCACTCCGGGCCTCAGCATGGTTCAGAG aTAGATCTTTTAAAGAGcagtataaaaattcaaatgaatcaaATAGAGGAACAGTTCATGAGACGAGTGTGTGCAGTAATGGATACTAATTCGTTTGAAACAGCTGCAATAGTTGGGGAGTCTGTCACAAGCTTGCGAGGCTTATACCCAATGGGTGCTTTGCAGAATCATTGTTGTACACCCAATACTCGTCATTATTACGATTCTCAACAGAGATTATATGTAACAGCTGCTATTCCCATTAAGAAAAACGAGGAGATAACTATGACTTACACAGATTTGTTTTGGGATACAACGTTAAGAAGACGACATTTAGCTGCCACTAAACATTTCTTCTGCACATGCAGTAGATGCACTGATCCGCTA GAAAATGGATCTTTGCTTGGAGCATTGCGTTGTGCTCGTAAGGAGTGTTCAGGAATTTTAGTCGCTGTTGAACCTTTAGATACTTCAACAGTGTGGGAGTGCAGAGAATGCGGATTACGCCTGAAAAACAGACAA attatttcaattcgatcAGCTTTGGGAAGTATAGTTGAAGAGATGATATACAAAAGTCCTAAGCAGATGTTGCGATTCATGAAAAGTGAACTGTCGGTCTTGGTACCTGCAACAAATTACGTTGCAGTTGATATGAAACTCAGAATAATATCTTGTCTTGGAAGAACCGAGAAGTTTTTGTGGGAAG ATTTGACAAAGGATGAGCTCAGCATCAAGGAAAAATACTGCAGGGATTTATTACGCTTGATTGAGACTTTAAAATGTGGCGAATGTAAGATGAAAG GCTTGATCTCTTATGAGTTGTATAGTACATTGATGGAGCTGAACAAACGCCAATTTAATGAAGAAACTAATATTGAGAAGTCTGAGTCACAG GTGAATGAAGAAAGTAAGAACCTGCTTGAGACTGCGATATTGATATTACAAAATGACTTAACTGCTCCCAAAGATTTGTTGTCTCTTGTTTCTGgtatgacaaaaaaataa
- the LOC107226171 gene encoding protein eyes shut has protein sequence MNRRGNPTGLYKNYQTLLVVFIICIIAISSESLCNSNPCMYGICVDNYNSSSLYSCYCIDGYTGINCEINWDDCWSNPCLNGGICSDAVAAYNCTCTDGFIGLNCDERFDECLYTPCLNNGTCINFNGFMCQCPDGYSGKYCEIDASVCNNTICKNSGECIEGPGLLFSCQCTDGWTGELCEKDIDECLASPCENGGLCINIPATYTCACLFGFTGKNCDKSIVPCEVNVCENNAVCLLEDNQTVCYCVPDYHGSLCELRYDDCEAKFAMCNNGGTCIDGINSFTCSCPLNYYGQTCADYSSMVTSEEIPYSSLGTPTISAATLIPFQATSTYSTKSDSTPDVTSTKLIKLDTEEAVESTVLFSSTKAVVPTSTIASTREDFLLAWTTIKTLFSSSPITEDSHPLITYTANSSEVSSVTDEQVVQKSTTSPSLETDSSFATTDETTPTDENIITTSSTETPNQIAVNMTMKPIRVTTKLVDQLSTMTSEKIETHSSFPFSRSSTDSYTLGTETFFNQSSPTGISISTERQLTIYNCTQEQCDHNITCQNSATECNCNYPDGCIPSPDILNAAFNGKSYIRQYLAVDKDGKVRIFIRLKTQSKNGILVHAFFDDDRYILLHMEVGQLKFQFSCGLQTMLLGEIDSPINNGYDVDIEMRFQYMKSTNIDKCSAMLFVNDTLAMSGEQVVSTQDDIPQQAKLHLGGIPLAFSHYFPHVAVGFIGCMSMLKINEIHRHLIRDAIDSFQIEECTSFLCLANPCKNFGACQETDGKISCNCMAGYTGEVCERAACDDNPCHYGASCITSPGTGFMCICPLGTHGLLCDEDIIIVQPSFTVFSPGLSSYIAYGLIGSIKESLELKLRFIPQSVEQISLIAYIGQSGPYRDLSDHLAITYVRGYIMLTWDLGSGVRRIFTNTALTTKMHRPHTLRVGRKGKDAWLSIDGLGNVTGRSAGSMSTLDAAPILWIGGHRTKNFETLPHDLPLHTGFFGCIFDVELRIENKIYPVAKTNSATGRGIGECHRNECTHRSCKNGAVCLNHGPTYSCVCTKDWEGPDCSKPTSM, from the exons ATGAACAG AAGAGGCAACCCGACTGGATTATATAAAAACTACCAAACTCTATTAGTAGTATTTATCATCTGTATTATTGCAATATCTTCGGAATCACTATGTAACAGTAATCCATGCATGTATGGAATATGTGTTGATAATTACAACAG TAGTAGCTTATATTCATGCTACTGCATCGATGGATATACTGGAATAAATTGTGAGATTAACTGGGATGACTGCTGGTCAAATCCATGCCTCAATGGGGGTATTTGCAGTGATGCGGTTGCTGCTTACAACTGTACCTGTACCGATGGATTCATAG GTTTAAATTGCGATGAACGATTCGATGAGTGTTTATACACTCCCTGTCTCAATAATGGTACTTGCATCAATTTTAATGGATTTATGTGTCAATGCCCAGATGGTTATTCAG gGAAGTATTGCGAAATTGATGCGTCTGTTTGTAATAACACTATCTGCAAAAATTCTGGAGAATGTATCGAAGGTCCTGGACTATTATTCAGCTGTCAATGTACAGATG GATGGACTGGAGAGTTGTGTGAAAAAGACATAGATGAGTGTCTCGCTTCACCTTGTGAAAATGGAGGACTCTGTATCAATATACCAGCGACTTACACATGTGCCTGTttatttg GTTTTACTGGTAAAAATTGTGACAAATCCATAGTGCCTTGTGAAGTAAATGTATGTGAGAACAACGCTGTTTGTTTGCTGGAAGATAATCAAACAGTTTGCTATTGTGTTCCTGACTATCATGGATCGCTTTGTGAGTTGAGATATGACGATTGCGAGGCTAAATTTGCTATGTGCAACAACGGAGGAACTTGCATCGATGGGATCAATAGCTTTACATGTTCTTGTCCTTTGAATTATTATGGTCAAACTTGTGCTGATTACAGTTCTATGGTGACTTCAGAAGAAATTCCTTATTCATCATTGGGAACACCTACCATATCTGCAGCAACATTAATTCCATTTCAAGCTACTAGCACATATAGTACCAAATCTGACAGTACTCCAGATGTTACATCTACAAAATTGATTAAACTTGACACTGAAGAGGCTGTAGAAAGCACAGTGCTGTTTAGTTCAACAAAAGCAGTAGTACCCACTAGTACAATTGCATCCACGAGGGAAGATTTTTTACTTGCTTGGACTACGATAAAAACGCTCTTCTCGTCTTCCCCTATAACAGAGGATTCACATCCCCTAATAACATATACTGCAAATAGCAGCGAAGTTAGTTCTGTTACTGATGAACAAGTTGTTCAAAAGTCCACCACTTCACCAAGCTTGGAAACGGATTCAAGTTTTGCTACCACAGATGAAACAACTCCAactgatgaaaatattattaccaCTTCTTCCACAGAAACGCCTAATCAAATAGCAGTAAATATGACAATGAAGCCAATTCGTGTAACAACAAAATTAGTAGATCAACTATCAACCATGACCTCGGAGAAAATAGAAACCCACAGCTCATTCCCCTTCTCAAGATCTAGTACAGATTCTTACACATTAGGCACAGAAACCTTTTTCAATCAGAGTTCGCCAACTGGGATATCTATCAGTACGGAGAGACAACTAACAATTTACAATTGCACGCAAGAACAATGTGATCATAATATAACATGTCAGAATAGCGCAACCGAG TGTAATTGTAACTATCCAGATGGTTGTATTCCTAGTCCAGACATTTTGAATGCTGCATTTAATGGAAAGTCTTACATTAGACAATACCTGGCTGTGGATAAAGATGGGAAGGTTCGAATATTCATCAGATTAAAAACTCAATCTAAGAATGGGATACTTGTGCATGCTTTTTTTGATGATGATAGATATATATTGCTGCATATGGAAGTCGGACAGttgaaatttcagttttcttGTGGTTTACAAACAATGCTTTTGGGGGAAATTGATTCTCCAATTAATAATGGTTATGACGTGGACATTGAGATGAG ATTCCAATATATGAAAAGCACCAACATCGACAAGTGCTCAGCAATGCTCTTTGTAAATGATACTCTGGCTATGAGCGGAGAACAAGTAGTGTCAACTCAAGATGACATACCGCAGCAAGCTAAACTGCATTTAGGGGGAATCCCACTGgcattttcacattattttccTCATGTTGCTGTAGGATTTATAGGCTGCATGAGTATGCTAAAG ATAAACGAAATCCATAGACATCTTATTCGTGATGCAATCGatagttttcaaattgaagAATGTACTTCATTTCTGTGTCTTGCAAACCcctgtaaaaattttggagcCTGCCAGGAAACTGATGGCAAAATATCCTGCAACTGTATGGCTGG GTATACTGGAGAAGTGTGTGAAAGAGCTGCGTGTGACGATAACCCATGTCACTACGGAGCATCCTGCATCACTTCTCCAGGGACAGGATTCATGTGCATTTGTCCTCTAGGAACTCATGGGCTGCTTTGTGATGAAG ATATCATAATCGTGCAGCCATCCTTTACAGTCTTTTCACCGGGCCTTTCCTCCTACATAGCTTATGGGTTGATAGGATCTATAAAAGAAAGTCTCGAACTAAAACTAAGATTTATACCTCAATCTGTTGAACAAATATCCCTCATTGCTTACATTGGTCAAAGTGGTCCATATCGTGATTTATCTGACCACCTTGCTATCACTTATGTACGTGGCTACATCATGCTTACTTGGGATTTAGGCTCAG GAGTAAGAAGGATATTCACAAATACCGCTCTAACAACAAAAATGCATCGACCCCACACTCTTAGAGTGGGTAGGAAAGGCAAAGATGCTTGGCTGTCTATTGATGGCCTTGGAAATGTTACTGGTCGTTCGGCAGGTTCTATGTCAACTTTGGATGCTGCACCAATTCTTTGGATTG GTGGCCAtaggaccaaaaattttgaaacactgCCTCATGATTTACCTCTGCATACTGGATTCTTTGGCTGTATATTTGACGTGGAGTTGcgcattgaaaataaaatatacccTGTGGCAAAGACCAACTCTGCTACTGGCAGAGGCATAGGAGAATGTCATCGTAACGAGTGCACTCACAGATCATGCAAAAATGGAGCGGTGTGTTTAAATCACGGACCTACGTACAG TTGCGTCTGCACGAAGGATTGGGAAGGACCAGACTGTTCTAAACCAACATCAATGTAG